From Mucilaginibacter rubeus, a single genomic window includes:
- a CDS encoding glycosyltransferase, whose translation MFFSIIIPLYNRPQEIKELLETLTLQTYRNFEVLVIEDGSVNDAEAIVNTFADKLNLRYFKKQNEGQGFTRNFGFERAKGDYFVIFDSDCLIPSDYLQIVNDSLAKNYLDAYGGPDGAHASFTPTQKAISYSMTSPFTTGGIRGNKKGIGQFHPRSFNMGVSRQAWEKAGGFIITRLGEDIEYSIRIHSLGFKIGLIPDAIVYHKRRTNFYLFYKQLHFFGRARINISKFFPQELKLVHFFPAAFTIGVILTIILNLLGSPLAAIGNFILLIFTLLIFFHAWWKNKSVKIAFLSIVAAFTQLIAYGLGFIQDFWKRKVLSRS comes from the coding sequence ATGTTTTTTTCCATCATCATTCCATTATATAACCGTCCGCAGGAGATCAAAGAACTGCTGGAAACCCTCACGCTGCAAACCTATCGCAATTTTGAGGTTTTGGTTATTGAGGATGGTTCTGTAAATGATGCTGAAGCCATAGTAAACACTTTTGCCGATAAGCTTAACCTCCGGTATTTCAAAAAGCAAAATGAAGGCCAGGGCTTTACCCGCAACTTTGGTTTTGAACGCGCTAAAGGTGATTATTTTGTAATTTTTGATTCGGATTGTTTGATCCCTTCCGACTATTTGCAAATTGTAAATGATTCGCTGGCAAAAAACTATCTTGACGCTTATGGCGGACCTGATGGCGCGCACGCATCTTTTACACCTACCCAAAAAGCCATAAGCTATTCCATGACCTCGCCTTTTACCACAGGCGGCATCCGCGGTAATAAAAAAGGTATCGGTCAGTTTCACCCGCGTAGCTTTAACATGGGAGTTTCAAGACAGGCCTGGGAAAAAGCCGGCGGCTTCATTATTACCCGACTGGGCGAGGATATTGAATACAGCATCCGGATCCATTCATTGGGCTTCAAAATAGGCCTGATCCCCGATGCTATTGTTTATCATAAACGGCGTACTAACTTTTACCTGTTTTACAAACAACTGCACTTTTTTGGCAGGGCGCGCATTAACATATCCAAGTTTTTTCCGCAGGAGCTAAAATTGGTTCATTTTTTCCCGGCGGCTTTTACCATAGGGGTTATCCTTACTATTATATTAAACCTGCTTGGCTCACCATTAGCAGCAATAGGTAATTTTATATTATTGATTTTCACTTTGTTAATATTTTTCCATGCCTGGTGGAAAAATAAATCGGTAAAAATCGCATTTTTGAGCATTGTAGCTGCCTTCACACAACTTATTGCCTACGGGTTAGGATTTATACAGGATTTTTGGAAGCGGAAAGTTTTAAGTAGATCATAA
- a CDS encoding glycosyltransferase family 2 protein: MDISVVVPLYDEVESLPELTSWISRVMDENRFTYEIILVDDGSKDGSWEMIRKLQTDNPFIKGIKFRRNYGKSAALNTGFIASKGNVVITMDADLQDSPDEIPELYRRIVEENFDLISGWKAKRHDPLSKTIPTKLFNAATRSMSGIHNLHDFNCGLKAYRGTVVKNIEVYGEMHRYIPVIAKWAGFTKIGEQVVEHRPRKYGKTKFGLSRFINGFLDLLSIFFVGKFGKRPMHFFGTMGTLSFFTGLVMAIWIIAEKLYNIAHNLKYRDVTTSPLFYIALVAIILGSQLFLTGFVAELVSRSASERNHYQIEETI; the protein is encoded by the coding sequence ATGGATATATCAGTTGTAGTACCTCTTTACGATGAAGTAGAGTCGTTACCGGAGTTAACCTCATGGATTAGCCGGGTGATGGATGAAAACCGTTTTACTTACGAGATAATTTTGGTTGACGATGGCAGCAAGGACGGATCATGGGAAATGATCAGGAAATTGCAAACGGATAACCCGTTTATCAAAGGCATTAAATTCAGGCGTAATTATGGTAAGTCGGCTGCCTTAAATACAGGCTTTATAGCTTCCAAAGGTAACGTTGTGATTACTATGGATGCCGATCTGCAAGACAGCCCTGATGAAATTCCGGAACTATACCGCCGCATAGTTGAAGAAAACTTCGATCTTATTTCGGGCTGGAAAGCTAAAAGGCACGACCCTTTAAGCAAAACTATACCGACCAAATTATTCAACGCGGCTACCCGGAGCATGAGTGGCATCCATAACCTTCATGATTTCAATTGTGGCCTAAAAGCTTACCGTGGCACCGTTGTAAAAAACATTGAGGTATATGGCGAAATGCACCGTTATATCCCGGTAATAGCCAAATGGGCTGGGTTTACTAAAATTGGTGAGCAGGTTGTTGAACACCGGCCACGTAAATATGGCAAAACCAAATTTGGCCTGAGCCGATTCATCAACGGCTTTCTGGATCTGCTTTCCATATTTTTTGTAGGTAAATTTGGTAAGCGCCCGATGCACTTTTTTGGTACCATGGGTACTTTAAGTTTTTTTACGGGTTTGGTAATGGCCATCTGGATCATTGCCGAAAAGCTCTACAACATAGCACACAACTTAAAATACAGGGATGTAACCACCAGCCCGTTGTTTTATATAGCACTGGTAGCCATCATCTTAGGTTCTCAATTGTTTTTAACCGGCTTTGTGGCCGAACTGGTATCCCGCAGCGCAAGCGAACGAAACCACTATCAAATTGAAGAAACAATTTAA
- a CDS encoding M1 family metallopeptidase — protein MKFYKAALLLFLGFYASKLKAQNADQATPKYDQHKVFNPMFYPERGNEFRSASGAPGPKYWQNRADYKLDVTLDTVKHRIEGTTLITYTNNSPDALGFLWLQVDQNIYKEDSRAEATSNVSGGRFVNKSYTKGAEIKSVYVINKGKTLKADYLITDTRMQIKLKDSLRAAGSKLQIKIDYAFDVPEYGTDRMGRQHTKNGWIYEIAQWYPRMEVYDDVTGWNTIPYLGASEFYLEYGNFDYSITAPASLVVAGSGELVNPAEVLSPTTMSRLAEAKKSDKTVIIKDSTDISRNNDYPKKPTLTWHFICKNARDVAWAASKAFIWDAARINLPSGKKALAQSVYPVEAKGNDSYGRSTEYVKGAIELYSDKWFEYTYPVATNVAGIVGGMEYPGIVFCGSNNQNGGLWEVANHEFGHNWFPMIVGSNERKYAWMDEGFNTFINNVDTKVFNKGEYYEKPDQQKSASYLFAPGAEAIMNTPDVIQEDFLAVAAYEKPALGLAILREQILGEERFDYAFKTYIKRWAFKHPTPWDFFHTMDNAAGEDLSWFWNEWFFTTWKLDQGIKDISYPDNDASKGAMITIENLEEMALPVTISIKEENGKTGIVKLPAEIWQRGDTWTFPYKSTSKIAFATIDPDHTLPDINPENNSYSGLPVPQGTTAGSVIKAYLDAIGGADKLKNVRDLQTSATGSIQGAEVQLVTRYKMPDKYFQEAMVPSYSNLVVSHVTLNGDSIKAKQVNRDVQLDDAGKKLVKLKSRPFPELDYERINQNMTLQPILRVVNNELAYEVDVNIGTDIHIHNYYSQKTGLKLKQTIEGANELAVEYGNYEGINGGIKIPFSIKTILVGQPVEFKVKETSVNSNPANEAFR, from the coding sequence ATGAAATTCTACAAAGCCGCGTTGCTATTGTTTTTAGGCTTTTATGCCAGTAAATTAAAAGCGCAAAATGCAGATCAGGCTACCCCTAAGTATGATCAGCATAAAGTATTTAACCCCATGTTTTATCCCGAAAGAGGGAACGAGTTCAGATCGGCCAGTGGAGCCCCTGGCCCTAAATACTGGCAAAACCGGGCCGATTATAAGCTCGACGTTACACTTGATACCGTTAAACACCGCATTGAGGGAACAACATTAATCACTTATACCAATAACAGTCCCGACGCGCTTGGCTTTTTATGGCTCCAGGTAGATCAGAATATATACAAAGAGGATTCACGTGCCGAAGCTACAAGTAATGTTTCGGGTGGCAGATTTGTAAACAAATCATATACAAAAGGTGCCGAAATAAAATCAGTCTATGTCATCAATAAAGGTAAAACCCTGAAAGCCGATTACCTGATCACCGATACCCGGATGCAGATCAAATTGAAAGATTCCCTGCGTGCGGCCGGCAGCAAATTGCAGATTAAGATCGATTACGCTTTTGATGTGCCGGAATATGGAACAGACAGGATGGGGCGTCAGCATACCAAAAATGGCTGGATCTATGAAATTGCACAATGGTATCCCCGCATGGAGGTTTATGACGATGTAACGGGTTGGAATACCATTCCTTACCTTGGCGCAAGTGAGTTTTACCTGGAGTATGGCAACTTTGACTACAGTATTACTGCTCCCGCGAGTTTGGTTGTAGCAGGATCAGGCGAACTCGTTAACCCGGCAGAAGTACTATCGCCAACCACAATGAGCCGTTTGGCCGAAGCCAAAAAGAGTGATAAAACGGTTATCATCAAAGATTCAACAGATATTTCACGCAATAACGATTATCCGAAAAAGCCGACGCTTACCTGGCATTTCATTTGTAAAAACGCGCGTGATGTAGCCTGGGCCGCTTCAAAGGCATTTATTTGGGATGCTGCCCGGATCAACCTGCCGAGCGGAAAAAAGGCACTTGCGCAATCGGTTTATCCTGTTGAAGCAAAAGGAAATGATTCGTATGGCCGCTCAACCGAATATGTTAAAGGAGCGATTGAACTGTACAGCGACAAGTGGTTTGAATATACTTATCCCGTTGCAACCAATGTAGCGGGTATTGTAGGGGGGATGGAATATCCTGGCATTGTATTTTGCGGATCAAACAACCAAAACGGAGGTTTGTGGGAGGTTGCTAATCATGAGTTTGGCCATAATTGGTTCCCGATGATTGTTGGTTCAAACGAGCGCAAATACGCCTGGATGGACGAGGGCTTTAACACGTTTATAAATAATGTTGATACCAAAGTATTCAATAAAGGTGAATATTACGAGAAACCCGATCAGCAAAAAAGTGCCAGCTATTTGTTTGCTCCCGGTGCAGAGGCCATCATGAATACGCCTGATGTAATTCAGGAGGATTTTTTGGCCGTAGCCGCTTATGAAAAACCAGCATTGGGTTTGGCTATTTTGCGTGAGCAGATTTTAGGTGAAGAGCGTTTTGATTATGCTTTCAAAACCTATATCAAACGCTGGGCTTTTAAACACCCAACGCCATGGGATTTTTTCCATACGATGGATAACGCCGCCGGCGAAGACCTGAGCTGGTTTTGGAACGAGTGGTTTTTTACAACCTGGAAACTTGATCAAGGTATAAAAGATATTTCCTATCCTGATAACGATGCTTCAAAAGGTGCTATGATCACTATCGAGAACCTCGAGGAAATGGCATTGCCTGTTACGATCTCAATTAAAGAAGAGAATGGCAAAACAGGCATTGTAAAACTTCCGGCCGAGATTTGGCAGCGTGGAGATACCTGGACATTCCCGTATAAGTCAACTTCAAAAATTGCCTTTGCAACTATTGACCCTGACCATACCTTGCCGGATATTAATCCCGAAAATAACTCATACAGTGGTTTGCCAGTTCCGCAGGGTACAACTGCAGGTTCTGTTATTAAAGCCTATTTAGACGCTATTGGCGGTGCCGATAAATTGAAGAATGTTCGAGATCTGCAAACATCTGCAACAGGTAGCATACAGGGCGCAGAAGTTCAGTTGGTTACACGCTATAAAATGCCCGATAAGTATTTTCAGGAAGCAATGGTGCCTTCATACAGTAACCTTGTTGTATCGCATGTTACGCTCAATGGCGATAGCATTAAAGCAAAACAGGTTAACAGGGATGTGCAACTTGACGATGCCGGCAAGAAATTAGTTAAACTTAAAAGTCGTCCGTTCCCCGAACTTGACTATGAGCGCATAAATCAAAATATGACCTTGCAGCCTATTTTGCGGGTTGTGAACAATGAACTCGCCTACGAGGTTGACGTTAATATTGGTACCGATATACATATTCATAATTATTACAGCCAAAAAACTGGATTAAAGCTCAAGCAAACCATTGAGGGTGCAAATGAATTAGCTGTTGAATATGGTAATTATGAAGGTATAAATGGAGGTATCAAGATCCCTTTCTCGATAAAAACTATTTTGGTTGGGCAGCCTGTCGAGTTTAAGGTTAAAGAAACATCGGTTAACTCCAATCCGGCAAACGAGGCTTTCAGATAG
- the thrS gene encoding threonine--tRNA ligase, which yields MINITLPDGSVRQYDKGISSMQIAQSISEGLARNVLAAEVDGQVWDASRPIEQDAHVKLLTWNDADGKSTFWHSSAHLMAEALEALYPGTKFGIGPAIETGFYYDVDFGDKVLSSDEFKQIEDKMIELAKTKEEYIRKPVSKADAIEYFTEKGDEYKLDLIKDLPDGAITFYTQGNFTDLCRGPHIPNTGFIKAVKLMSLAGAYWRGDETRKQLTRIYGVTFPKASELTEYLHMIEEAKKRDHRKLGKELELFAFSEKVGMGLPLWLPKGTALRERLVNFLQKAQVKAGYEQVITPHIGHKNLYVTSGHYEKYGADSFQPIKTPQEGEEFFLKPMNCPHHCEIYKTKPRSYKDLPVRFAEFGTVYRYEQSGELHGLTRVRGFTQDDAHLFCRPDQVKDEFKKVIDLVLYVFKALGFDNYIAQVSLRDPENRAKYIGSDENWALAENAIIEAAAEKGLPTVVEYGEAAFYGPKLDFMVKDALGRKWQLGTIQVDYNLPERFELEYTGSDNQKHRPVMIHRAPFGSMERFIAVLIEHCAGNFPLWLSPEQFIILPISEKYEEYAKKVSDILKDSDICGLIDFRDEKIGRKIRDAEVKKIPYMLVVGEKEAAEGQVSVRKHGTGDLGSMSIEDFKEQITKEITV from the coding sequence ATGATTAACATTACACTTCCCGATGGTTCCGTTCGTCAGTATGACAAGGGGATCTCTTCCATGCAAATCGCCCAGTCGATTTCTGAAGGTTTAGCACGTAACGTATTAGCCGCCGAAGTTGACGGCCAGGTTTGGGATGCAAGTCGCCCAATTGAGCAGGACGCCCATGTTAAATTATTAACCTGGAACGATGCCGATGGTAAATCAACTTTCTGGCATTCATCGGCCCACTTAATGGCCGAGGCTTTAGAAGCACTTTATCCGGGTACAAAATTTGGTATCGGTCCGGCAATTGAAACCGGCTTTTATTACGATGTTGATTTTGGCGATAAGGTTTTATCTTCTGACGAGTTTAAGCAGATAGAGGATAAAATGATCGAACTTGCCAAAACCAAAGAAGAGTACATCCGTAAGCCTGTCAGCAAGGCCGATGCTATTGAATATTTCACTGAAAAAGGTGATGAGTACAAGCTTGACCTGATCAAGGACCTGCCTGATGGTGCTATTACTTTTTACACACAAGGTAACTTTACCGACTTGTGCCGTGGGCCACATATCCCTAACACCGGTTTTATAAAAGCGGTTAAGTTAATGAGCCTTGCCGGTGCATACTGGCGTGGTGATGAAACCCGTAAGCAGTTAACCCGTATTTACGGCGTAACTTTCCCCAAAGCCAGTGAACTTACCGAATACCTGCACATGATCGAAGAAGCTAAAAAGCGCGATCACCGTAAATTAGGTAAGGAATTGGAACTGTTTGCTTTTTCAGAAAAGGTGGGCATGGGTTTGCCACTGTGGTTACCTAAAGGAACCGCTTTGCGCGAACGCCTGGTAAACTTTTTACAAAAAGCACAGGTAAAAGCCGGTTACGAGCAGGTAATTACGCCGCATATCGGTCATAAAAACCTGTATGTAACATCAGGCCACTACGAGAAATATGGCGCCGATTCGTTCCAGCCGATAAAAACACCGCAGGAGGGAGAGGAGTTCTTCTTAAAACCGATGAACTGCCCGCACCACTGCGAGATCTACAAAACAAAACCGCGTTCATACAAAGACCTGCCGGTTCGTTTTGCTGAATTTGGTACCGTGTACCGTTATGAGCAAAGCGGCGAGTTACACGGTTTAACACGTGTAAGAGGTTTTACTCAAGATGATGCTCACTTGTTTTGCCGCCCTGACCAGGTTAAAGATGAGTTTAAAAAAGTAATTGACCTGGTATTGTATGTATTTAAGGCTTTGGGCTTTGATAATTATATTGCGCAGGTATCTTTACGTGACCCTGAAAACAGGGCCAAATACATCGGCAGCGATGAAAATTGGGCATTAGCCGAAAACGCTATCATTGAAGCTGCGGCAGAAAAAGGCTTGCCAACCGTTGTTGAATATGGTGAAGCAGCGTTTTATGGCCCTAAGCTCGACTTTATGGTAAAAGATGCGCTTGGTCGTAAATGGCAATTAGGCACTATTCAGGTTGATTATAACCTGCCTGAGCGCTTTGAACTGGAGTATACAGGCAGCGACAATCAAAAGCACCGCCCGGTGATGATCCACAGGGCCCCGTTTGGTTCGATGGAACGCTTTATAGCAGTATTAATTGAGCATTGCGCGGGTAATTTCCCGCTGTGGTTATCCCCCGAACAGTTCATTATACTTCCTATATCAGAAAAATATGAAGAATATGCAAAAAAAGTTTCTGATATATTAAAAGATTCCGATATTTGCGGGCTAATCGACTTCAGGGACGAGAAAATAGGCAGAAAGATACGTGATGCTGAAGTTAAAAAAATCCCTTATATGCTGGTTGTAGGCGAAAAAGAGGCTGCTGAAGGGCAGGTTTCTGTACGTAAACATGGTACCGGCGATTTGGGAAGTATGAGCATTGAAGATTTTAAAGAACAGATAACTAAAGAAATAACAGTATAA
- the infC gene encoding translation initiation factor IF-3: MALNKPFNRGPRLPFKKKEAEHNINQFIRAQEVRLVGDNVEQGVYSLRDALAIAQEQELDLVEISPNAVPPVCKVTDYNKFIYEQKKKLKEIKSNAKQTVIKEIRFGPNTDDHDFEFKLKHAIKFLESGEKVRAYVHFKGRAIVYKEQGEILLLRFAQALEEVGKVEQLPKLEGKRMFLTLAPKAAKK, translated from the coding sequence TTGGCATTAAACAAACCTTTCAATAGAGGACCAAGGCTTCCTTTTAAGAAAAAAGAAGCCGAACATAACATAAACCAATTCATTAGGGCTCAGGAAGTTCGCCTTGTAGGTGATAACGTTGAGCAGGGTGTTTACTCATTAAGAGATGCCCTTGCAATAGCGCAGGAGCAGGAATTGGATTTGGTTGAAATATCTCCAAACGCGGTGCCGCCGGTTTGTAAAGTAACTGACTACAATAAGTTTATTTACGAGCAGAAGAAAAAGCTTAAAGAGATAAAGAGCAATGCCAAGCAAACGGTTATCAAGGAAATTCGTTTCGGACCGAATACTGATGATCATGACTTTGAATTTAAGTTAAAGCATGCCATTAAGTTTTTGGAATCTGGCGAAAAGGTAAGGGCTTATGTACACTTTAAGGGCCGTGCCATTGTTTACAAGGAGCAAGGTGAGATTTTACTTCTTCGTTTTGCCCAGGCATTGGAAGAAGTTGGTAAAGTGGAGCAGTTACCTAAGCTTGAAGGAAAAAGGATGTTTTTAACCCTTGCACCTAAGGCAGCTAAAAAGTAA
- the rpmI gene encoding 50S ribosomal protein L35, giving the protein MPKMKTNSSAKKRFKLTGTGKIARKNAYKSHILTKMSTKRKRALGHTSLVSDADMGNVKRMLCIGK; this is encoded by the coding sequence ATGCCAAAAATGAAAACCAATTCCAGTGCTAAAAAGCGCTTTAAGCTTACTGGAACCGGTAAAATCGCAAGAAAAAACGCATACAAAAGCCACATCTTAACCAAGATGTCGACTAAACGTAAGCGTGCCCTTGGTCACACCAGCTTAGTATCTGATGCTGATATGGGTAACGTAAAACGTATGCTTTGTATCGGAAAGTAA
- the rplT gene encoding 50S ribosomal protein L20 — MPRSVNAVASRRRRKRIMNLAKGYWGSRSKVYTIAKNTVEKGLQYAYRDRKTKKREFRALWIQRINAGARQHGISYSQLMGKLAAKEIGLNRKVLADLAMNNPDAFKAVVDAVK; from the coding sequence ATGCCACGTTCAGTTAACGCAGTAGCGTCGAGAAGACGCAGGAAAAGGATCATGAACCTCGCCAAAGGTTATTGGGGTTCACGTAGCAAGGTATACACCATTGCAAAAAACACAGTTGAAAAAGGTTTACAATACGCTTACCGCGACCGTAAAACCAAAAAGAGAGAGTTCAGGGCTTTATGGATCCAACGTATTAACGCTGGTGCCCGTCAGCACGGAATTTCTTACTCTCAGTTAATGGGTAAATTAGCCGCTAAAGAAATTGGCTTAAACCGTAAGGTATTAGCTGATTTAGCGATGAACAACCCAGACGCTTTCAAAGCAGTTGTTGATGCAGTAAAATAA
- a CDS encoding nucleoside permease, with amino-acid sequence MNIKFRLILMNFMQFFIWGAWLLTIGAYWFQDKHWSGAQFGAIFSTMGISAIFMPALTGIIADRFINAEKLYGIMHILGACSLFILPQITNPSAFFWVMLVNMVFYMPTLSLSITVAYSALKSSNKDVVKDYPPIRIWGTIGFIAALWTVSLTHNETSPNQFYIASAVALALGLYSFSLPKCPPLSSKTTNKSFVDSLGLNAFKLFKDPKFAIFFAFSMLLGAALQLTNAYGDTFIQDFKNIAIYKDSVGVKYPAIIMSISQFSETFFILAIPFFLRKFGIKYVMLFSMLAWVLRFGLFAFGDPAGGLWMIILSCIVYGMAFDFFNISGSLFVETQATPDIRASAQGLFMMMVNGFGAFFGSIASGLIIDHFFLLPGGAKDWHGIWLTFSGYALVIAIVFPFVFRYKHNKALVEAIQHA; translated from the coding sequence ATGAATATTAAGTTCCGCTTAATACTGATGAATTTTATGCAATTCTTTATCTGGGGGGCGTGGTTGCTAACCATCGGTGCGTACTGGTTTCAGGATAAACATTGGTCGGGGGCACAATTTGGTGCTATATTTAGTACGATGGGTATTTCGGCTATATTTATGCCGGCCCTTACAGGCATTATAGCTGATAGGTTTATCAATGCCGAAAAATTATATGGTATCATGCATATCCTCGGTGCCTGCTCCCTTTTTATCTTGCCGCAAATAACTAATCCTTCTGCTTTTTTTTGGGTGATGCTGGTTAATATGGTGTTTTATATGCCAACTCTTTCACTTTCAATTACAGTAGCATATTCAGCATTAAAAAGCAGCAATAAGGATGTAGTAAAAGACTACCCTCCTATCAGGATTTGGGGAACTATCGGCTTCATCGCGGCCTTATGGACGGTGAGCTTAACACATAACGAAACGTCTCCGAATCAGTTTTATATTGCTTCGGCTGTGGCGCTTGCACTTGGGCTTTACTCATTTAGTCTTCCAAAATGTCCGCCACTTTCTTCAAAAACAACCAATAAATCATTTGTTGATTCCCTGGGGCTCAACGCCTTTAAATTATTCAAAGATCCTAAGTTTGCTATTTTCTTTGCTTTCTCCATGTTATTGGGAGCAGCGTTACAGCTTACCAATGCCTATGGCGATACATTTATTCAGGATTTCAAAAATATAGCCATTTATAAAGATTCTGTTGGCGTTAAGTATCCGGCCATCATCATGTCAATATCTCAGTTTTCTGAGACTTTCTTTATCCTGGCCATACCATTTTTCTTAAGAAAGTTCGGCATCAAGTACGTGATGCTGTTCAGTATGTTGGCCTGGGTGTTAAGGTTCGGTCTTTTTGCGTTTGGCGATCCTGCGGGCGGTTTATGGATGATCATTTTATCATGTATTGTTTACGGTATGGCTTTCGATTTCTTCAATATATCAGGCTCCTTATTTGTGGAAACACAAGCTACTCCTGATATCAGGGCGAGTGCACAGGGCTTGTTTATGATGATGGTAAACGGCTTTGGTGCCTTTTTCGGAAGTATTGCCAGCGGCCTTATTATAGATCACTTTTTCCTGTTGCCAGGCGGCGCCAAAGACTGGCATGGCATCTGGCTTACGTTTTCAGGCTACGCTTTGGTAATTGCAATTGTTTTTCCGTTTGTATTCAGGTACAAACATAACAAAGCATTGGTTGAGGCAATACAACATGCATAA
- a CDS encoding bifunctional nuclease family protein, which yields MKKIKLDIVGLSYSQTQSGAYALVLGEVSGRRRLPIIIGSFEAQAIAIEIEKMTPSRPLTHDLFKSFAQAYQIEVQEVIIYNLVDGIFYAKLICSDGKRSVEIDARTSDAIAVAVRFDCPIFTYEFILSTAGIVIEGNDFVYLENINEAPEEKSVSASVSGYASISTEELKTKLQEALAEESYEKAAKIRDELNKRKAS from the coding sequence ATGAAAAAAATAAAGCTTGATATTGTCGGCTTATCCTATAGTCAAACCCAATCGGGTGCTTACGCTCTTGTTTTGGGTGAAGTAAGCGGCCGTCGTCGTCTGCCTATTATTATCGGTAGCTTTGAAGCCCAGGCCATTGCTATTGAGATAGAAAAAATGACACCAAGCCGTCCGCTTACACACGACCTGTTTAAGAGCTTTGCCCAGGCCTACCAGATTGAGGTGCAGGAAGTGATCATTTACAATTTGGTTGATGGTATATTTTATGCAAAACTGATCTGCAGTGATGGAAAGCGCTCGGTGGAAATAGATGCACGTACTTCTGATGCCATTGCTGTAGCAGTACGTTTTGACTGCCCGATTTTCACCTATGAGTTCATCTTGTCAACCGCAGGCATTGTAATAGAAGGTAATGACTTTGTTTACCTGGAGAATATTAATGAAGCTCCCGAAGAAAAATCAGTTAGCGCCTCGGTAAGCGGTTATGCTTCTATCAGCACTGAAGAACTTAAAACTAAGTTACAGGAAGCTTTGGCGGAAGAATCATATGAAAAAGCTGCCAAAATTCGTGACGAACTTAATAAGCGCAAAGCCTCCTGA
- a CDS encoding electron transfer flavoprotein subunit alpha/FixB family protein — protein sequence MSVLIYAENAGGKFKKSIFEAISYARAIADQNNTSLTAVSIGNVDAAELALLGKYGADKVLNVSGDKLKDFVNQAYASIIAEAAKKEGSAVVVLSNTFSGRGLAPRVGVKLEAGVADGVVALPVQEGGSFKVKKTAFSGKAFAIVELTSAIKVIALVPNSYKVVETGGTAQVEDFSVESKASDFKAMIKEIVRSSDKVSLPDAEIVVSGGRGLKGPENWGMIEELASLLGAATACSKPVSDAGWRPHSEHVGQTGIAVSPNLYIAVGISGAIQHLAGVSSSKVIVVINKDPEAPFFKVADYGIVGDAFEVLPKLIAAVKEYKASA from the coding sequence ATGTCAGTTTTAATATACGCGGAAAATGCCGGGGGCAAATTCAAAAAATCAATTTTTGAAGCCATTTCTTATGCCCGCGCCATTGCCGATCAAAATAATACTTCTCTTACCGCTGTTTCTATAGGTAACGTTGATGCCGCTGAATTAGCTTTATTGGGCAAATACGGCGCTGATAAAGTGCTTAACGTATCTGGCGATAAATTGAAAGATTTTGTAAACCAGGCCTACGCCTCGATAATTGCCGAAGCCGCGAAAAAAGAAGGTTCGGCTGTTGTAGTATTATCCAATACGTTTTCTGGTCGTGGGTTGGCGCCAAGGGTTGGCGTAAAACTTGAAGCCGGTGTAGCAGATGGCGTTGTAGCATTGCCGGTACAGGAAGGCGGCTCTTTTAAAGTTAAAAAAACTGCCTTTTCGGGTAAAGCTTTTGCTATCGTTGAGCTTACTTCTGCAATTAAAGTTATCGCGCTTGTACCTAATTCATACAAAGTTGTTGAAACAGGCGGCACAGCCCAGGTTGAAGATTTCAGCGTTGAAAGCAAAGCGTCTGACTTTAAGGCCATGATCAAAGAAATCGTTCGCTCAAGCGATAAAGTTTCCCTGCCTGATGCGGAGATCGTTGTTTCCGGTGGCCGTGGTTTAAAAGGCCCCGAAAATTGGGGAATGATAGAAGAATTGGCAAGCCTTTTAGGTGCTGCTACGGCATGCTCAAAACCTGTATCAGATGCTGGTTGGAGACCACATAGCGAACACGTTGGACAAACAGGTATAGCTGTCAGTCCAAATTTGTATATTGCAGTAGGAATTTCAGGTGCAATTCAGCATCTGGCCGGGGTAAGTTCATCAAAAGTTATTGTAGTCATAAACAAAGATCCGGAAGCACCGTTTTTTAAGGTAGCAGATTACGGAATTGTGGGCGACGCTTTTGAAGTACTCCCTAAATTAATAGCAGCCGTTAAAGAATATAAAGCTTCAGCATAA